One Onthophagus taurus isolate NC chromosome 11, IU_Otau_3.0, whole genome shotgun sequence genomic window carries:
- the LOC111422063 gene encoding uncharacterized protein, whose amino-acid sequence MININDASRFYRFFSSYRKNVRMIAWMLRFVYNCRYPDILREKYWVIGGRKVIRTIVNDCVICKRYTAKCAEEKAPPLPTNCVKDAVCFEVVGVDLAGPLYLRDGGKTWICLFTCAIYRAVHLELVDSLLTATFIRALRRFIARRGRKNVIYSDNGTNFVGTENLFSKLNWVEVSNFGTAQKIKWCFNPPSAPWWGGWWERLIGLLKQLLKKVLGKAKLTQDELYTVLCDCESVVNSRPLTFLSEQTEDLITLSPVVFLRDLRESGVPDLDTVDRNALNRRYRYLQKLSDDLRKRFRSECLGQLQQTRFVKNPRNVSLNEVVLIGNDNSKRLDWIMGRVIELIPGIDGKVRLVKLHTPYG is encoded by the coding sequence ATGATAAATATCAACGATGCAAGTCGTTTCTATCGATTTTTCTCAAGTTATAGGAAAAATGTTCGAATGATTGCTTGGATGTTGCGGTTTGTATATAACTGTAGATATCCTGATATTTTACGTGAAAAATATTGGGTGATTGGAGGACGAAAAGTAATTCGAACTATCGTGAACGATTGTGTTATCTGCAAAAGATACACTGCAAAATGTGCGGAAGAGAAAGCCCCGCCTTTACCCACAAATTGTGTGAAAGATGCTGTTTGTTTTGAGGTTGTTGGAGTGGATTTGGCCGGTCCATTGTATTTACGCGATGGAGGAAAAACCTGGATATGTTTGTTCACGTGTGCTATTTATCGAGCGGTTCATTTAGAGTTGGTGGATTCGTTATTGACGGCAACATTCATAAGGGCTTTGAGAAGATTTATTGCTAGAAGGGGTAGAAAAAATGTGATCTATTCAGACAATGGGACAAATTTTGTCGGAACAGAAAATCtgttttctaaattaaattgggTAGAAGTATCAAATTTCGGCACAGCACAGAAGATCAAATGGTGTTTCAATCCGCCGTCTGCACCATGGTGGGGAGGTTGGTGGGAACGCCTTATAGGACTGCTCAAACAACTGTTAAAGAAAGTGCTGGGAAAAGCTAAATTGACACAAGACGAACTGTATACTGTTTTATGTGATTGTGAGTCTGTCGTAAATTCGCGACCATTAACATTTCTCTCGGAGCAAACGGAGGATTTAATTACTCTATCGCCGGTAGTGTTCTTGCGCGATCTTAGAGAAAGTGGTGTACCGGACTTGGATACCGTGGATAGAAACGCGTTAAACAGACGGTATCGATATTTGCAAAAGTTAAGTGACGATTTGCGCAAAAGATTTCGGTCGGAATGCCTAGGACAGTTACAACAAACGcgattcgtgaaaaatccgCGAAACGTGAGCTTGAACGAAGTGGTTTTAATTGGAAATGACAATTCGAAACGGCTTGACTGGATCATGGGACGGGTTATTGAACTGATACCTGGTATCGATGGAAAGGTGCGACTAGTGAAACTCCACACTCCATATGGATAA
- the LOC111421684 gene encoding nucleolin-like: protein MMMRRAAATVAATPNEIIYVEDSPPPPPLIPIASNEIMYMNTDSEEEEEEEEEEEEEEDDDEEDEDEGNGSESTLYYPQGQDWRDSPVSPSEQPPPPVSPFIEVFDIDF from the exons ATGATGATGAGAAGGGCAGCAGCAACGGTGGCGGCGACACCAAACG aaataatttatgtagaGGATTCACCTCCACCACCACCGCTGATACCGATAGCATCGAACG aAATCATGTACATGAATACCGATAGTGAAGAGGAGGAggaagaggaggaggaggaggaggaggaggaggatgaTGATGAGGAGGATGAGGATGAGGGGAATGGAAGCGAAAGCACGCTATACTACCCTCAAGGACAAGATTGGAGAGATAGTCCTGTATCTCCCTCAGAACAACCTCCTCCCCCAGTTTCACCCTTCATCGAAGTATTTGATATCGATTTTTAG
- the LOC139432048 gene encoding uncharacterized protein, whose product MGPNENYRSSLHTFCDTSDSAYAAAVFLRVETYEGVKTILLQARSRVAPIKKTSIPRLELLATTIGARLAISVQETLNVVEDVYFWTNPTTVLGWIKRRQEWSTFVWNRVKEIREHERRSMETFTGYN is encoded by the coding sequence ATGGGGCCAAACGAGAACTACAGGTCATCGCTACACACATTCTGCGATACTAGCGACAGCGCTTATGCTGCGGCTGTCTTTTTGAGAGTTGAAACCTATGAAGGGGTCAAAACAATCTTGTTACAAGCAAGGTCGAGAGTGGCGCCGATCAAGAAGACGTCCATTCCAAGACTGGAATTGTTAGCGACTACAATTGGTGCTCGACTTGCTATAAGCGTGCAAGAAACTTTAAACGTCGTTGAGGATGTTTATTTCTGGACTAACCCTACCACGGTGCTTGGATGGATAAAACGTCGTCAAGAATGGTCAACTTTCGTGTGGAACAGGGTGAAGGAGATCAGGGAACACGAACGTAGAAGCATGGAAACATTTACCGGGTACAATTAA